From the genome of Mucilaginibacter paludis DSM 18603:
CGTTTTCCCAGGTTCATGGAGGTGGCTAAAAAAATGTCTCCGCGTTGCATATCATATTCCACCTGGTAATCCCTCACCTGGTTATAATCTATACCTATCGAGAACACGCTTTTGTAACTGTATTTCAGTTCGTATTCGGATGCGAACTGCGGCTTTAAAAATGGATTCCCCTCAAACTGGCTATACTTATCAATAATAGTCACAAAAGGGTTCAAGTCCTGGTAATAGGGCCGGTCGATACGCTTGCCGTACGAAAAATTCAGCGAATGCGACCCGGCTGTATCCAGTTTATATTGCGCATAGGCAGTTGGGAACAGGTTAGTATAATGCTGACTGAAAGATGAATCTGCACTGCGGGCATTGCCCAACTGGTGGCCCGCTACATTGGTGTTCTCTAACCGAAGGCCAATCTGCGCCGAAAATCGTTTGCTTTCTTTACTCAGGTTAAGATAGGCAGCGTTAATGTTTTCTTGATAGATAAAATGGTTGGTGTTATTGTTATCTATGGTGCTGACGTTATTGACCACGTTAAAGTAATCAGCCGAATTATCGGTATTGACATAGCTTGATTTTAGGCCGGTTTCAAGCTTTGCCTTTCCCTTTAGTGGGTTGGCATAATCTGCTTTAGCCGAATAGATGTTGATATTGGCTGGCAGGTCGGCTGTAATGTTTTGCGTGTTGCCAATAATGCCTGCGCTGTTGTATGATGTGTTGAAAAACGCTTGCTGCCTGCCCGAATTATAATTGAGATAATCGAGATTAAAGTTGAGTTGCTCTCCTTTGGAGGCAAAATCGTGGCTGTAATTCAGGTTAATCCCTATGTTATTAAATTTGCTTTTGGTACTGTTGCTGGCCGCTATTACCGAATCAGTTCTGCCAGTATTGTCGGATAAAATACTGTTAACCGGAGTGAAGTTATGCCCGGTTGAGTACATGCCCGTCAATACAAATCCGATAGTATTTTTGGGAGACAAGTAATAGTCCATCCCAAACTTCAGGTTGGGGTTATACGTTACCGGATGAAAAAAGGCCTGCTCGGTGTACCTCGAAGTTAAATTGCCAGCCCCGTCAAAATAGTTTCTTGTTAAATCTAATTGGCGATAGCCTTGCTGTATGCCATACCCGATATTGGCAAGCAGATTGATTTTTTCGGTGTGGTAATTGAGGTTCACACTTTCGAGGGTGCGCCAGTAGGCAGCTTTACCAACGCTGGCAGATATCGATCCATTAAATCCCTTCTCTTTAGATTTTTTGGTTTTGATGTTAATCACACCCGCGTTTCCGGAAGCGTCGTACTTAGCCGGTGGGTTGGGCATCAACTCGATCTGGTCCAATTGAGAGGCCGGGATA
Proteins encoded in this window:
- a CDS encoding TonB-dependent receptor is translated as MKILTLVLLTIWTCFAPAFAFAQQPGAKITGLILDEQHKPIDGATVILLNVKDSVTVKTLLTNADGSFYFDRIMDGNYRVMVSMLGYRSYRGGPISISKGQSVQLPAFLLTPVNTSLKQVDITTQKAFVEQKIDRTVVNVNALISNTGSNALEALEQSPGVIVDASGNITFKGKTGVMVLIDDKPTYLSGENLVNYLKSIPASQLDQIELMPNPPAKYDASGNAGVINIKTKKSKEKGFNGSISASVGKAAYWRTLESVNLNYHTEKINLLANIGYGIQQGYRQLDLTRNYFDGAGNLTSRYTEQAFFHPVTYNPNLKFGMDYYLSPKNTIGFVLTGMYSTGHNFTPVNSILSDNTGRTDSVIAASNSTKSKFNNIGINLNYSHDFASKGEQLNFNLDYLNYNSGRQQAFFNTSYNSAGIIGNTQNITADLPANINIYSAKADYANPLKGKAKLETGLKSSYVNTDNSADYFNVVNNVSTIDNNNTNHFIYQENINAAYLNLSKESKRFSAQIGLRLENTNVAGHQLGNARSADSSFSQHYTNLFPTAYAQYKLDTAGSHSLNFSYGKRIDRPYYQDLNPFVTIIDKYSQFEGNPFLKPQFASEYELKYSYKSVFSIGIDYNQVRDYQVEYDMQRGDIFLATSMNLGKRIHYALEVYLALSPAKWWSFSLNTELDQNYFQGQLVSSQIDSRTTYFYLNDVNQFNLSHGWNAELNIFYLSPSKDAQFTHIHRQQVNPGISKKILHNKGTIKLSARDVLRGNFSAGNITNIPNVTATYHNDNANRSLTLGFTYNFGTTGKTGKKREIGSADSEQNRVRN